The Candidatus Poribacteria bacterium genome includes a window with the following:
- a CDS encoding dimethyl sulfoxide reductase anchor subunit, translated as MEAPKKIIEFELQQLVVSALAEQREITAIEKYAQQHENHQLPLQQKYYQDLVPLSQPKQGQQYAFEVDLDRCSGCKACVTACHSLNGLDENETWRSVGLLLGGTEEKPIQQHVTTACHHCAEPACMHGCPVNAYEKDEITGIVKHLDDQCIGCVYCTLKCPYEVPQYDKVHGIVRKCDMCADRLSEGEAPACVQACPTQALAIKVVDKEKILEESQATALVPGAPPSDYTLPTTTYKSSQVAPRNMLPSDYHHLNPQHSHPPLIIMLVLTQLSVGAFCVDMLLNTFLNNPVAPYLNPIRSVVALCSGLLALGASVFHLGRPLYAFRVVVGLKKSWLSREVLVFGLFAMLAVLYAASFWIGRMEDIHFMLGLGVIMSGMLGVVFSVLVYADCQKELWREFISGFKFFTTVAILGLSTTLITSTTSVLFINSVGRKEIILFSIGPLCLGLTAISALKMLWEASIFRYLTDHSYSIFKRAALLMVGKLNRVTLLRFLTGGLGGLLLPLLVYYASQNIDPNSSDTVLLIGLSIVTFSLTLIGEFCERYLFFTTAVSLKMPGDF; from the coding sequence ATGGAAGCTCCGAAAAAAATAATCGAGTTTGAACTACAACAACTCGTAGTTAGTGCATTGGCGGAACAGCGGGAAATTACTGCGATCGAAAAATATGCCCAGCAGCACGAAAATCACCAACTCCCTCTCCAGCAAAAATACTATCAAGATTTAGTGCCACTGTCTCAACCAAAACAAGGTCAGCAGTACGCCTTTGAAGTAGATCTGGATCGGTGTAGCGGCTGCAAGGCTTGCGTAACAGCATGTCACAGTCTCAACGGTTTGGACGAAAACGAAACGTGGCGTTCCGTAGGATTACTTCTTGGTGGCACCGAAGAAAAACCGATTCAGCAACACGTAACCACCGCCTGCCATCATTGTGCGGAGCCCGCGTGCATGCACGGTTGCCCCGTCAACGCCTATGAAAAAGATGAGATCACAGGCATAGTTAAACATCTTGACGATCAGTGTATCGGGTGCGTCTATTGTACGCTAAAATGTCCCTACGAAGTTCCCCAGTACGACAAGGTACACGGAATTGTCCGAAAATGCGATATGTGTGCCGACCGGCTGAGCGAAGGCGAAGCCCCGGCGTGCGTACAGGCATGCCCAACCCAAGCCCTCGCCATTAAAGTAGTGGATAAAGAAAAAATCCTCGAAGAAAGTCAAGCGACAGCACTGGTTCCGGGAGCACCACCTTCTGACTATACGCTGCCCACAACGACCTATAAGTCGAGTCAAGTCGCCCCCAGAAACATGTTACCGAGCGACTACCATCATCTCAACCCCCAACACTCCCATCCACCGCTCATCATTATGCTAGTGCTCACCCAGTTATCCGTCGGGGCGTTCTGTGTGGATATGTTGCTGAATACATTTCTAAATAACCCCGTAGCCCCTTATCTGAACCCGATACGTTCCGTCGTCGCGCTATGTTCCGGACTGTTGGCACTTGGAGCGAGCGTATTTCATTTGGGACGACCGCTCTATGCCTTTCGCGTCGTTGTCGGTTTGAAAAAATCGTGGTTGAGCCGGGAAGTCCTCGTCTTTGGCCTTTTCGCCATGCTCGCCGTGCTTTATGCCGCCTCGTTCTGGATCGGTAGAATGGAAGATATCCATTTCATGCTCGGTCTTGGGGTGATAATGAGTGGGATGTTGGGGGTCGTGTTTTCCGTTTTGGTTTATGCCGACTGCCAAAAGGAATTATGGCGAGAATTTATAAGTGGATTCAAGTTTTTCACAACAGTCGCTATCCTCGGACTCTCAACCACACTGATCACTTCAACCACAAGCGTTCTGTTCATCAATTCAGTTGGACGAAAGGAAATAATTCTGTTTTCCATCGGTCCGCTATGCCTCGGATTAACAGCCATATCCGCACTGAAAATGCTTTGGGAAGCGTCAATTTTCCGCTATCTGACAGACCATTCCTACTCCATATTTAAGCGTGCTGCGCTGTTAATGGTCGGAAAACTTAATCGGGTGACGCTGCTTCGCTTTCTCACCGGCGGGTTAGGAGGCTTACTTCTACCCCTGCTTGTCTATTATGCCTCGCAGAACATAGACCCCAATTCATCCGATACGGTTCTGCTCATCGGGTTAAGCATTGTGACCTTCTCGTTGACACTCATCGGAGAGTTTTGCGAACGATATCTTTTCTTTACCACCGCTGTCAGCCTTAAGATGCCGGGGGATTTTTAA
- a CDS encoding molybdopterin-dependent oxidoreductase, translating into MKNKQPQALKEKISSIFHQLDGKLTRDRRLESGKYGLGKVPQQLKPDATTRAICGFCSTGCCLDIHLKDGQAVNITPTTEYPVNLGMACPKGWEALTPLKSSDRATTPLLRNPHDTLEPVDWHTALSTFTERFKTIQEKYGSASVAFLSTGQIPMEEMAYLGALAKFGMGILHGDGNTRQCMATSVVSYKQSFGFDAPPYTYKDFEESDVIVLIGSNLCVAHPIMWERVMMNRNNPEIVVIDPRATETAMAATRHYAIRPKSDIYLFYGLAHILVEGGNIDTAYIETHTTAFNDFTEHIKTYTPEFVSSKTGIEVSHLYRLADMIAQGERVSFWWTMGINQSYEGVRVAQSIINLALMTGNIGRPGTGANSITGQCNAMGSRLFSNTTNLLGGHDFTNPQHRQKIADILGINVSQIPQENSWAYDQIVDGITSGKIKGLWIIATNSSHSWINQGRFNKIIKQLDFLVVQDMYHTTESAQRADLVLPAAAWGEKEGTFINSERRIGLIKRVTQAPGVALSDFNIFKLIAHHWGCAELFKDWETPEDVFGILKKVSKGQPCDITGIRDYQMLDNLGGIQWPFKEGTSLSGNERRLFSDGRFYHPDGKAKFLFEEPRQSLETPDTEYPFWLLTGRGTTAQWHTQTRTCKSSVLRKLYPEEVYVEINGDDARKLGIGPNELISLISRRGQIQARAHITYQVQRGQIFIPMHYEETNKLTLSQFDPYSRQPSYKACAVKIERSRSIRDHIQPFGKDEPMTASEDIQHANILLIIGVDMAENHPILFHMIQRRRSEERSTRIIVVDSRHTLTTQYADVHVSLTSGGEAAFLQLVAKRLCAMERIDKRSVKRNPQGFNTYRKFLETLDEQILISTYQLHPARIDEVVEFLMMPGHLFSFYYPENGQSTHGVGIDVTLMNLHLQLGQVGMKGSGYLALRG; encoded by the coding sequence ATGAAAAATAAACAACCACAGGCACTCAAAGAAAAAATCAGTTCGATTTTTCATCAATTGGACGGAAAGTTGACTCGTGACCGGCGCTTAGAGTCTGGAAAATACGGTCTTGGCAAAGTCCCTCAACAACTGAAACCGGATGCCACAACGCGAGCAATTTGTGGCTTTTGTTCGACCGGATGCTGTTTGGATATCCATCTGAAAGATGGTCAGGCGGTCAATATCACTCCCACCACAGAATATCCGGTGAACCTAGGCATGGCATGTCCAAAGGGCTGGGAAGCACTGACCCCGCTGAAATCCTCAGATCGAGCAACGACGCCACTATTACGAAACCCGCACGATACACTGGAACCTGTGGATTGGCACACCGCGCTATCCACCTTTACAGAACGTTTCAAAACCATCCAAGAGAAATACGGGAGCGCTTCCGTCGCTTTTTTGAGTACCGGTCAGATTCCGATGGAGGAAATGGCTTACCTAGGCGCGCTAGCCAAATTCGGCATGGGTATCCTACACGGGGATGGCAACACGCGGCAATGTATGGCAACTTCTGTTGTTTCGTACAAACAATCCTTCGGCTTTGACGCACCGCCGTATACCTACAAGGATTTTGAAGAATCCGACGTAATTGTTCTTATCGGTTCAAACCTCTGTGTGGCGCATCCGATCATGTGGGAACGTGTCATGATGAACAGAAACAACCCAGAGATCGTTGTGATTGACCCACGCGCCACAGAAACGGCGATGGCTGCGACCCGGCACTACGCAATCCGCCCGAAGTCAGACATCTATCTTTTCTACGGGCTCGCTCATATTCTCGTCGAAGGTGGCAACATCGACACAGCATATATTGAGACACACACTACCGCTTTCAATGACTTTACCGAGCACATCAAAACCTATACACCGGAGTTCGTCAGTTCAAAGACGGGGATCGAGGTCTCTCATCTCTATCGTTTAGCGGACATGATTGCCCAAGGAGAGCGCGTCTCCTTCTGGTGGACGATGGGCATAAACCAGAGTTACGAAGGTGTTCGTGTCGCTCAGTCGATTATCAATCTCGCCCTGATGACCGGCAACATCGGACGACCCGGTACCGGCGCAAACTCGATCACGGGCCAATGCAACGCGATGGGATCAAGGCTTTTCAGCAACACGACCAATCTCCTCGGCGGTCATGACTTTACCAATCCACAGCACCGCCAAAAAATCGCCGATATTCTCGGTATCAATGTATCCCAAATTCCACAGGAAAATAGTTGGGCTTACGACCAGATTGTCGATGGTATTACTAGTGGCAAGATTAAGGGACTATGGATTATTGCCACCAATTCCTCCCACTCTTGGATTAATCAGGGACGTTTTAACAAAATCATCAAGCAGCTCGATTTTCTCGTCGTTCAGGACATGTATCACACGACAGAATCGGCTCAAAGGGCGGATCTAGTTTTGCCCGCCGCGGCGTGGGGAGAAAAAGAGGGGACTTTCATCAACTCGGAACGCCGCATCGGCTTAATCAAAAGAGTTACTCAAGCCCCCGGCGTCGCGCTCTCCGATTTTAACATCTTTAAGTTAATCGCTCATCATTGGGGATGCGCCGAACTATTCAAAGATTGGGAAACGCCGGAGGATGTCTTCGGTATCCTCAAAAAGGTGTCCAAAGGTCAACCGTGTGACATCACCGGTATCAGAGACTATCAAATGTTGGATAATTTGGGTGGTATTCAATGGCCCTTTAAGGAAGGAACATCGTTAAGCGGAAATGAACGCCGATTGTTTTCCGATGGTCGTTTCTACCATCCTGACGGCAAAGCGAAATTCCTTTTTGAAGAGCCACGTCAGTCTCTTGAGACACCCGATACCGAATATCCATTTTGGTTGCTCACCGGTCGGGGCACCACAGCCCAATGGCATACGCAGACACGGACATGCAAATCTTCTGTTCTGCGCAAACTCTACCCGGAGGAGGTTTATGTCGAAATCAACGGGGATGACGCACGAAAACTAGGGATTGGTCCCAATGAATTGATCAGTCTTATTTCTCGGAGGGGGCAGATTCAGGCACGCGCGCATATCACTTATCAAGTTCAGCGGGGACAGATCTTTATCCCAATGCACTATGAGGAGACCAATAAGCTGACCTTATCCCAATTTGACCCCTACTCCCGGCAGCCCTCCTACAAAGCATGCGCCGTAAAAATTGAGCGGTCAAGGTCAATCCGGGATCACATTCAACCCTTTGGAAAAGATGAACCCATGACCGCCTCCGAAGATATCCAACATGCAAACATCTTGCTCATCATTGGTGTAGACATGGCGGAGAATCATCCTATCCTTTTTCACATGATCCAGCGGCGTCGGTCAGAAGAGCGGAGTACGCGGATTATTGTTGTTGATTCGCGTCATACGCTAACCACCCAATATGCGGATGTGCATGTGTCCCTCACCTCCGGCGGTGAGGCGGCTTTCCTACAGCTTGTCGCCAAACGCCTATGCGCTATGGAACGCATTGATAAGCGGTCTGTCAAACGAAACCCTCAAGGATTCAACACATATCGTAAATTTTTGGAAACACTTGACGAGCAAATCCTGATCTCTACCTACCAACTCCATCCAGCGCGCATCGACGAAGTGGTCGAATTTCTGATGATGCCGGGACATCTATTCAGTTTCTACTATCCAGAGAATGGGCAGAGCACACATGGCGTAGGAATAGATGTCACCCTTATGAATCTACATCTCCAGTTAGGACAAGTTGGGATGAAGG